GCCCGCAGCTCGTCGGCAGACAGTTCGGCGGCGGTTGCGCTCGCCCGCGCCACCACGTTGGTGATCCCGACGCCACGACGACACAGGAGATCGCGATCGTCGTCGCACATTCCGGCCGACGCGTCGATCAGCCGGTCGACGATGCCCGCCCGGTACAGGGCGGGGTAGAAACGGTTGCCCCGGCGGGCGAAATGCGCGCCGACCGCGGCCGTCCACAGTCCGGGATTGATGCCGACGAACAGCAGCCGACAGTCCGTGCCGATCAGGTCCGGCACCTCGGTGCCGCCAAAGGCCTGCAACTGCTCGCGGGTGAAGCCCATCAGGACCCGTAAATTCCACTCACGCGTCCGGTGCCGGATGCGCGCCGGAGACACAGAACTGGTTCCCGTCCGGATCGGCCAGGGTGACCCAGGCAAAGCCCGGCATCTCGCGATCGGCGACCTTCGTCGCACCGGCGGCCAGCAGGCGTGCCACCTCGGCAGCCAGGTCCTCGGTCGTCAGGTCGAGATGCATCCGATTCTTTCCGGGGGTCGGGTCGTCGACCTTCTGGAAGGCCAACGCCGGGCCCGTCCCACGCGGCGCTACCACCACGAAGTAGCCCTCGTTCTCGGCGACGATGTGCCCCCCGATCTGCTCGGACCACCAGGTGGCCAGCGGTATCGGATCGGTTGTGTCGACGGTGATCATGGCGACGGCGATGGACATGGGGCCAGCGTAGTCGGACGGGACGCCGATCCGGCGCGACCGTGGAGGATCGGGTTTAGACTCGCGCTGATGGCCCGACTCGCGTATTCGGTTCTGGGCGGTCTCGGGGCGCAGATCGATTCCGAGACCGTCGAACTCGGCACGCGCAAACAACGCGCCGTGCTGGCCCAGCTCCTCCTCTCCGACGGCGACCCGGTCAGTGTCGACCGATTGATCGACGGCATCTGGGGGTCGTCGGCGCCCGACCGCGCCGAGGTCTCGGTGCAGGCCTACATCTCGGGTCTGCGCAAGGCGCTGGAGCCCGACCGGAAGCCGCGCAGCCCGTCGACGGTGCTCATCACGCGGGGCTCGGGTTACGCGCTCGTCGCCGATGACGATCAGGTCGACGTCCGGCTTCTCGTCCGTCGCATCACCGACGCCCACGAGCGCCACCGAGCCGGTGACCCCGCCGGGGCGGCAGAAGTCCTGCAGGCGGCCCTGACCCGATATCGACCGCTGTTGCCCGAGTTCGAAGGGCTGTCCTTCCGCGACGCCGCGGCGCAGCACCTGGCACGCACGATCACCGAGGCGCAGGAGCTGTCCTTCGAGGTCCGCCTGGCCCTCGGCGAGCACCGGGCCCTGGTCGCCGAGTTGGAACAGGCGGTGCAGCGATCCCCGCTCGACGAGAACCTGTGGGTCCTGCTGGCCACCGCCCGATACCGGCTCGGCCGGCAGTCCGACGCGCTGGGTGCGATCGCCGAGGCACGACGTGTGCTCGCCGAGGAGATCGGCGTCGACCCGGGACCACGACTACGTGCCCTCGAACGCGACATCCTCGACCACGCACCGACTCTGGACGCTCCGACACCGCCGGCCCGCGTCGTCGTCGCGGCACCGACCGAACCGGCGCTCTCCGCCGACGCCGATCCCGGCCGCCCCGCGCCCCCTGCCACCGACGCACTGATCGGGCGCACCGACGAACTGGCGGTGCTGCACAAGGCCGTACTCGCGTCGCTGCAGGGCCCTGGTGGTGTCGTCGTCGTCGAGGGCGAACCGGGTGCGGGCAAGACCGCCCTGCTCGACGAGGCGGCGACCCGGGCGGCGGGCGCGGCCGACCTGGAGGTGTTGTGGGGCCGCTGCGTCGAGGACGCCGCGGCGCCGTCCATGTGGCCGTGGGTCCAGGTCCTCGGTGCCGTACTGCCCGAGATCGACTCCGCCGACCGGACACGACTACTCGACAGCGACCTGGGGCGCATGGTCACCCAGGGGTCGACGGTGATCCCTCCCCCACGTGAGATGCCCGACGCCACAGCACGTTTCCGCTTCTACGATCAGGCGGCCGATCTCCTCGAGGGCGTCGCCGAGACACACCTGCTGATCATCGTCCTCGACGACCTGCAGTGGGCCGACAACGCAACACTGGAACTGTTCGCGCACATGGCCGCCCGACGCCCACCCGGCGTCACCTTCTTCGCATCCCTGCGGTCGTCGTCGCACCGGCCCGCGGTGGCCAACATCCTCGCGGCACTCGCCCGGCTGCCCGGTCACCGCCGGATCGAGGTCGGTCCGCTCACCGACGACGACATCTCCGAGATGGTGCGCCGTGAAACCCACGAGTGGCCGGCCGCCGGCACCACCGAGTCGATCGCCCGGCGGACCGGAGGCAATGCCTTCTTCGTCCGCGAGTTGGCGCGCATCCTCGCCGACCGCGGCTCCATCGGCGACAACGCCGTACCGGCCGGCGTCCGCGACGTGGTCCGGGAACGCCTGCGGCCATTGGGACCCGACACCATCGCCCTGCTGGAGATGGCCTCACTGATCGGCAATCGGGTCGATCTGGGGCTGGTTGCCGCCGCCACCGACCAGTCCGTCGATGCCGCACTCGACGCGCTCGACGCCGCCGACGCCGCAGGCCTCGTCGACGTCGGCGACGACCCGTTCTCGTTCACCTTCAATCACGACCTGATCCGCGAGGCCGTCGTCGACCAGGTCGGCGCCACCCGCGCGCGACGCATGCATCTCGCCATCGCGAGGCAACTGGACACCCGACGGATGCCCAACGCCACCGCGCAGCGGGCGCGTCACCTCTGGGCGGCCGGACCGCTCGCCGATCGCCTGGATACCGCTCGCGCACTTCTCGCCGCCGGCGAATTGTCCATGCGCACCTACAATTTCGATGTCGCCGAGCAGCAGTTGTCCGATGCCGCCCGGCTGGCGCGGGCCGGCGGGGACGTCGATCTCGAACTCGCCGCGATCACCACCCGGCTGTTCAGCGATGTGGCACGCAGTGGCTATTTCGCCGCCGATCGCGAGTTGCTCTCGCGGGCGCGCGAACTCGGCGAGTCGACGTCGGACGTCGCGTTGCTCGCCAACCTCGACTACGCACGCGGTGCGGCGCACTCCCAGGTCGCCGATACCCGCGCGGCGCATCGCGTCGCCGAGGAGTTGCGGGGCCGCGCGGAGTCGTCCGATGACCCGGTGGTCGTGCACCTGGGCATGCAGTTGTCGGCCATCGACCGGTTCGATCGCGGCCACATCGGCGACGCACACCGCCTGCTCGAGTCCTACGCACCACTCGACTCCGATGTCGCGGGCCTGCACACCGACCAGATCGTCCTCGCCCGCGGATTCCGGGCATGGTCCGCCACTCTGCATGTGAGCCCGGCTGCCGGCCGGCGGGTGTTCGACCGGATCGACGTGGGACCCGACGACCCGGTGTCCCACCTGGGTGTCGGCATCTTCGCGGTCACGGCGGGCGCGATGTCCGGGGACATCGACTGGGTGCAGGAGGTGGGTGAACGGCTCCTGTCCTCGTCCGATCACCGGGCCCTGGAGTATCTGCGTCGCGGAGGTGAACGGATCTATTGGTGGGCACGCGCGCTGGGCGACGCCCCCGACGAAGCTCTCGGCCACCTCGACCGGCTGGATCACGGCGACCATCCGCAACGCACCGGCATCGGGTTGTGGCTGGCTCTGCACGCGGAGGCGCTCACCGCGGCCGGCCGCCTCGAGCGCGTGCCGGCGCTGCTCGAGCAGGCCCAGGCGTTCGCCGAACGCACGGGACAGCGTTATCCCGACGCGCATCGGCTGTTGGTGTGCGCCGAGTTCCAGCACTGCGCCGCCCACCCGGCGAACGTCGTACAGGACACGCTTCGCGAGGCGCGTCGCGTCGCGCTGACACAGGAGGCGGCGACGCTGGTGGCGCGGATCGAGTCCTTCGCGTCGGATCACGGGTACGCACCCGACGCGGGCTGAGCATCGCTGCATCGTCCGAGCAGGTACTTCGCGCTTGAGGTCGTGATCCAAGCCGGTTCCAAGTCGCCGTCAAGACCCACCGACGAGAGTTCTTCACATCCGGTTCGCCGGAACCCCGATCCGCGCCGGAGACACCGGCCCACCAGTGAGGAACTCGCGATGACGACCCGATCCGCCGCCCCGCCGACCCAGACCGATCACGACGATCTCGCGGTCCGCACCCGAACCTCGGTGCTGGCCGCCCTGTCCGACCGCATCGCCGGCGACGTCTACGGACCGGGCGAACCCGGATACGACGAGGCGCGCAGCGGTTTCAACCTCCTCACCGATCACCGCCCCGCCGTGATCGCCGTGCCGGTGAATCGCTTCGACGTCGTCGAGGCCGTGCGTTTCGCCGCCGACGAAGGTCTCCGGGTGGCCATCCAGGCGACCGGGCACGGCCCCGGCGCGGCCGCCAACGGTGCCCTGTTGATCAACACTTCGGCGATGACCGACGTGACGATCGATCCGATCGGACGAACCGCGACCGTCGGCGCGGGAGCGAAGTGGGCGCCCGTGCTCGAGCAGGCACAGCAGCACGGGCTGGCCCCCTTGCTCGGTTCGACCACCGACGTCGGCGTCGTCGGCTACACCCTCGGCGGTGGATTCGGCTGGCTCGGACGCAAATACGGTCTCGCGTCGGATGCTGTGCGTTCGTTCGACGTCGTCACCCCGGACGGCAATCCCCTCCGCGTCAGCGCCACCAGCCACCCCGACGTCTTCTGGGCCCTGCGTGGCGGCGGCGCCGGGAGCATCGGCGTCGTAACCGATGTGGTGATCGACCTGTTTCCGGTGACCACGGTGTACGCCGGGAATCTCTTCTACCCGGCGGAGGACGCGCCCGAGGTCATGCGCCGATTCGCCGCATGGGCGCCGGCGCAGTCCGAAGACCTGACGTCCGCCGTCACCCTGATGAACTTCCCACCGCTCGACGTCGTCCCGGAGGCCTTCCGCGGCAAGAGCTTCACGATCGTGCGCGGCTGCTGGGCGGGCGATCGCGCGTCCGGCAAGGCCGTCGTCGACGAATGGCGGGACTGGAAGACCCCCGAAGTCGACCTGTGGGCGGAACTGCCGTTCGCCGCAGCGGACGCCATCAGCATGGACCCGACGGATCCGATGCCGGCGATGGTCACCACCGAGTGGATGAACGAGCTGCCCGACGAGGCCATCGATATCCTCACGTCACGAGTCCGGCCGGCGCCCGGCACGATGCCCCTGGTGCTGTTCGCCGAGATCCGCCACGCGGGCGGCGCGGTCGCCCGGGGGGCTGCGACATCACCCAACGACATCGGCCGGGACGGGACCTTCCTGCTCGAACTGGCGTCGATCGTCCCGGATCCGCACGTGGGGCTCGCAGTGGAGTCGGCGCTGCGGCTGACACGAGATGCGTTGGCGCCCTTTGTGACCGGAGCCGCGTATCTGAACTTCCTGGAGGGTGACGAAAAGGCGGCACGTTCGGCGAGTGCCTTCAGCCAGCCCAACCGGCGTCGGCTGGCGGCGATCAAGGCCGCGCTCGACCCCGACAATCGGTTCTGCCACGGCGTCGCACTGGGCTGAGTCATGGGCCCGGGATGTGCCGGCGGTCGCGGTGTGGCTTGATGGAGTCATGACACCCGACATCCCGCTGATCATCGTCGATGCGGCCAACGTCGTCGGTTCGGTCCCGGACGGCTGGTGGCGTGATCGGCGCGGTGCGACCGAGCGATTGCGCGATCAGCGGTCGGGCCTCCACGCGGAGGGGATCGACGGTGTCGGCGGGCCGGTCGAGGTCGTCATGATCGTCGAGGGCCGGGCGCGCGGGGTGTCGTCGTCTCCGACGGTGAGCACGATCGCTGCGACAGGATCCGGGGACGACCGGATCGTCGAGGTCGTCGCCGCGCACCCGGGACGCCGCCGCATCGTGGTCACCGCAGATCGGGAACTCCGCCGCCGGGTCCGGGAGTCAGGGGCCGAGGTCGCCGGGCCGTCGACCGTGCGGAGGCACTAGGACTTCGCCGACGTCCCGTCTGTGGACGTCGTCCCGCGCGGTTTCGCCATGTGCTTGCGCAACCGACCGAGACCCGTCACGCGGACCCTGCCCGTGACGCGAACCCTGCCGGTCACCCGGATCTTTCCCATCGTCTCGCCCGTTCCACTCGCCGATCATCGCCTGGTACTCAGCCGAGAGTACGCGCGGATCACCGCAGAACCGGCCGCCATGAGCCCGACGACGTCCGGGCCGGGCGGCCTCCGTTCCGGGTAGCATCTGGGCGGGGGCCCGCCGCACGAGAGGATCACCCATGGCGAACACCGTGGCCGACGCGATCATCACGACCCTGAAGAACTCAGGGGTGCAACGGGTCTACGGGATCCCCGGTGATTCGCTCAACGGGTTCACCGATGCCCTCCGTCGCGACGGCACCATCAGCTGGCAGCACGTGCGCCACGAGGAGGGCGCCGCGTTCGCCGCCGCCGCCGAGGGCGCGCTGACCGATGAGCTGGCCGTGTGCGCCGGGAGCTGCGGTCCGGGCAACCTGCACCTCATCAACGGGTTGTTCGACGCGCACCGCAGTCGCGTACCGGTACTCGCCATCGCCGCGCACATCCCGGCTCCCGAGATCGGCAGCACGTATTTCCAGGAGACCCATCCCGAACGACTGTTCGTCGAGTGCAGCGCGTTCTGCGAGATGGTCAGCACCCCCGAACAACTGCCGCGTCTCCTCGACATCGCGATCCGAACCGCGGTGGAACGCAGTGATGTCGCCGTGCTGGTCATCCCGGGCGAGATCTTGCTGGCGAAGGCGACCGGCAGGCGAACCGGAGCTCCGATCCGCCGCATCGACCGGGTCGTGCGACCCACCGACGCCGACTTGTCCGCGGCGGCAGCTCTTCTCAACCGATCCGAGAACGTCACCATCCTCGCGGGTGCCGGGGTCGCCGGTGCGCACGACGCGGTCGTCGACATCGCCGGCGCACTACAGGCGCCCGTGGTGCATGCCCTGCGCGGCAAGGAATTCGTCGAGTACGACAATCCGTACGACGTCGGCATGACCGGCCTGCTGGGCTTCTCGTCGGGATACCGGGCGATCGAGAGGTGCGACACCCTGCTGATGCTGGGTACCGATTTCCCGTACCAGCAGTTCTATCCGTCACAGGCGACCATCATCCAGCTCGACATCCGTGGCGAGCAGATCGGCAGGCGGACCCCCGTCGACCTCGGTCTGGTGGGCAGCGTCGCCGACACGATCCCCGCGTTGCTGCCGCTCATCGACCGTAACCGCAGCGCCGAGCATCTGGAGTCCGCACGCCGCCACTATGTCAAGGCACGCCAGGGGCTGGACGAACTCGCCGACAACGATCGCAACCGCACGCCCATCCACCCGCAGTACCTGGCCCGCCTGGTCAGCGACCTGGCGACCGACGACGCCGTGTTCATCCCCGACGTGGGCTCGCCGGTGGTGTGGGCGTCGCGATACCTGCGGATGAACGGTCGGCGTCGCCTCATCGGGTCCTTCTCGCACGGCTCGATGGCCAACGCCGTGTCGCAGGCCGTCGGTGCGCAGTCGGCCTTTCCGGCGCGCCAGGTGATCGCGCTGGCCGGGGACGGCGGCCTGGCGATGCTGCTCGGTGAACTGCTCACCATCACGCAGAACAAGTTGCCCGTCAAGATCGTCGTCTTCAACAACTCGTCGCTCAATTTCGTCGAGGTGGAGATGAAGGCGGCCGGATTCGTCAACTACGGGACGCAGCTGGACAATCCGAATTTCGCCGACCTCGCTGCCTCCGTGGGCATCCTCGGGCGACGGGTGGAGCAGCCCGACGACCTGCCCGCAGCGCTGCGCGCGGTGCTCGACCACGACGGTCCCGCACTGCTCGACGTCGTCACCGCTCGGCAGGAACTGTCCATCCCGCCGACCGTGACCGCCGCGCAGGCCAAGGGCTTCACGCTCTACGCGCTGCGTACGGTGATGTCCGGGCGCGGCGACGAACTGGTCGATCTCGCCGAGACGAACCTGTTCCGCCGGCTGTTCGACTAGGTGGCCGGCCACACAGCGTTCCGGAATGACACGATGGTGCGATGAGCACAACCACCGGGTTCGACGTCGACGCGTACTTCCAGCGCATCGGGTACTCGGGTGCGGTGGCGCCGACGCTCGACACCCTCACCGCACTCGTCGCCGCGCATGTACGCCACATCCCGTTCGAGAACCTGGACCCCCTGACGGGCACGCCGGTCGACCGACTCGATCCGGAGAGCTTGCAGGACAAGCTTGTTCGCCGCCGAAGAGGCGGATTCTGCTATGAACAGAACGGCCTGTTCCGATACGCCCTCCGCGCACTCGGCTATGGCGTCGAGCCACTCGCCGGTCGTGTCGTCTGGATGAGGCCACCGGGCCCGTTGCCCGCCGAGACCCATCAACTGCTGTCCGTCGCGGTCCCCGACGAGCCCGGCAGACTGCTCGTCGATGTGGGCTTCGGCGGCCAGACACCCACCGCCCCGCTGCATTTCACCATCGGCGAGGAACAGCCGACAGACCTCGAGCCGTTCCGTATCGTCGCGACCGACGACGAACGGTTGCTGCGGATGGAGTCCCGGATCGGCGGCGAATGGCGTCCGCTCTATCTGTTCAGCCCGAACCCGCGACCGGAGATCGACAGTGTGGTCGGCAGCTGGTTCGCATCCACACACACCGGATCGCATTTCCGCAGTCGCCTGACGGCATGCGCGATCGTCGGCGACGCCCGGTGGAACCTGGGCGGCCGCACTCTCACCATCCATTCCGCGCAGGGCGCGACCGACAAACGCAGACTCGCCGACGCCGACGAGGTGCTGGATCTGCTCGCCGGCGGGTTCGGCATCGACCTCACCGGAATCGAGGGGCTCGGCGACCGTGTCGGCGAAGTCCTCGACAACTGAACGCCGAGAGACTCACTCGGCCCGGGAGAACTCCGACGCCCGCGCCACCTGCTCGGGCGTGATCGCGACGCCGGTGTAACGCTCGAACTGCCGCGCCGCCTGCAGCGCGATCACCTCGGCGCCGCTGATCACCCGTTTGCCCGCGTCGCGACCGGCACGGACCAGAGGTGTGTCGGCGGGAAACGCCACCACGTCGAAGACGACATCGGCCGCGGCGATCTGCTCCCGATCGAAGGCGAGCACCTCCTCGTCGGCGCCGCGCATCCCCAGCGGGGTCACGTTGACCAGAACAGACGTCCCCGGTGCCGGATCATCGGCCGAATACCGAAAGCCGTACTTGTCCGCCAGTGCCCCACCGGACGTGCCATTGCGGGCGACCACGGTGACATCATCGAATCCCGAACCGCGGAAGGCCGCGACCACCGCCTTGGCCATCCCGCCCGAACCGCGGACGGCGACCGACGCCGCCGGGTCGAGGGAGTGCTCGGCGATGAGGTTCGCCACCGCCTCGTAATCGGTGTTGGATGCGGTCAGCCGACCGTCGTCGTTCACGATCGTGTTCACCGATTCGATCGCCGCCGCGGACTCCTCCAACCGGTCGACGAGCGGGATCACCGCTTCCTTGAAGGGCATCGAGACCGAGCACCCCCGGATGCCGAGGGCGCGGACACCGCGGACGGCTCCCTCGATGTCGTCCGTGGTGAAGGCCTTGTAGATGAAGTTCAGCCCGAGTTCGTCGTACAGGTGATTGTGGAATCGCGTGCCGATGTTCGACGGCCGACCGGCCAGTGAGATACACAGCGTCATGTCCTTGTTGAGGATGGGCATGACGCAAACACTACGACCGGACCGGATCGTGCGGGGCCACTCGCCGCGTCCGGCGCAGTAGTGTCGCGGGCATGACCGCGATGCGCAGCCGGCATGTCTCCCTCGTCATCCCCGCGAGCGCCCAGGAGGTCTATGCGTTCGCCGCCGACCCGGACAATCTGGCGGCCTGGGCCGCAGGCCTGGCCGCGGGGGTCCGCCGCGACGGCGACCTGCTGATCGCCGATTCTCCGATGGGCGAGGTGACCGTCCATTTCGCACCGCCGAATCCGTTCGGGATCCTCGATCATGACGTGACCCTGCCGGACGGCTCGGTCGTCTCGAATCCCCTTCGCGTGATCGACCATCCGGAGGGGGCCGAGGTCGTGTTCACGGTGCGGCAGCGAGACATGACCGACGATCAGTTCGATGCGGACTGCGACGCGGTCGCGCGTGATCTCACCGCACTGCGCGACGCCGTCACCGGACCCCACTGACGCACTCCGCCCGGATCGGCCAGGGACCCGAGACCGGATCGTGACCGTCGAGATCCGGCAGTTCGTGATGCTCATGCACCACACTGACCTCAATAGTCACATGAGTCACATGTGTAACTTCGGGAGGTCTCGTGCGACGACGGCTCGCGCAATGCGTACGCATCACCCTTGTCGGAGCCCTGGCGACATCCGCGTCCGTTCTGGCCCTGTCCCACGGTGCCGGACCGGCCGACGCGGCCCCCTGCGGTAACGGCGGATTCGGGTCCAGCTCGCTCGACACCGGATCTCTGGGATCGAGTGGGTCGTCCGGCTCCAGTGGCTCCAGTGGATCGTCCGGTAGTTCGGACATTCCCAACATCGGCCCCCAGGGCCCGCTCGTACCGTTCGTCGGGGCCAATACCCGCACGATCGGCTGGGTCACCGGTCCACTGAGCAGCAATCGCACCTTCAGCAGGTTCGGCATCTCCGGCACCGATCTCGGCGTCAGCTGGGACAACGGCAGCGGCCAGACACTGATGGCCTTCGGCGACACTTTCGGCAACTGCAACGTCGCCGGGCAGCAATGGCGCCACAACGTCCTCCTGCGGACCACCGACGATCAATTGTCCGACGGAATCCGGGTACCCGACGGCGTGGCCGGTGATCCGAGGTCGGGCACCGTGATCGCGCCGGGTCAGCCAAACTTCGCCCAGCAACTCATCCCATCACTCGGCGTCGCGAACATCGAGGTCACCACGATCCCGACGGCCGCGATCTCGCTACCCCACGGTTCCGGGCACCGCCAGTACATCAACTACATGTCGGTCCGGTCCTGGGGTACGGCGGGAAACTGGGTCACCAACTTCTCGGCGATCGCCTACTCGGATGACAACGGCCAGACCTGGCAGACGGATCGGTCCACCATCCGCATCAACGCACCGATCTCGCTGGCGTTGCCCGCCGATCTGCCGTCGGTCGAGTACAACAACGGCAAGTTCCAGCAGGGCGCCTACGTTCGCGGCCGGGCCGACTCGCCCGAGGAGAAGGACTACATCTATCAGTTCGGCACCCCGAATGGGCGATTCGGCGCGGCCTTCCTGGCGAGGTTCAAGCCCGAGGACATCCTGTCGCTGGATCGCTATCAGTACTGGGCCGGCAACACCCGTCGCTGGGTCGACGACATCACCGAGATCCCCGACGACGGGTCCGCGATCGTCGTGCCGGCTCCCGTCACCGAACTGTCGGTGGCCTGGAGTCCCTACCTGAACAAGTATGTGATGCTCGACGGCGACAACGAGATCAGCCTCCGGACAGCGGATCACCCCGAAGGACCCTGGAGCGCCCGTACCACCCTGGTGCCGCCGGGGCTCGTCGTGCTCTACGGTCCGATGATGCTCCCGCAGTCGCCCGCGCTACAGGGCGATTCGAAGGATCTGTATTTCAACGCCTCGCGGTGGAGCGACTACAACGTCATGCTGCTGAAGACAGATCTCAGCCGGATGCGGCGATAGACCGCAGCCGCAGGCCGGCCGTCGATCACCGACCGAATCCTGCGTCGCGCAACGCCTGTGCCATCGACCCGCTCGGTTGATCGCGCTGCGTCCGCCCCGAGTCCCGTCGCCCGTTCTGCGATCGGGCATTCCGGTCGCCGCCCTTCGGCCCCCGGGCAGGCGTGCGAGTCTCGCCGCGGTCCTTACCCGGACCCCGCTTGGCGCTTCGGGTCTCGTCGTCGAGCCGCAGGGTCAGTCCGATCCGCTGGCGTTCGACGTCCACATCGACGACCTTGACGCGGACCACCTGTCCGGACCGCACCACCTCGTGCGGGTCGGAGACGAAGCGATCCGACATCGCCGACACGTGGACGAGTCCGTCCTGATGCACACCGACGTCCACGAAGGCGCCGAACGCCGCGACGTTGGTGACCACGCCCTCGAGCACCATGCCGGGCTCGAGGTCGGCGACCTTCTCGACGCCCGCGGCGAAGGTCGCCGTCGCGAACGCCGGTCGGGGATCGCGGCCCGGCTTCTCGAGCTCGGCGAAGATGTCGGTGACGGTCGGCAGACCGAA
This sequence is a window from Gordonia insulae. Protein-coding genes within it:
- a CDS encoding DUF4185 domain-containing protein, with product MRRRLAQCVRITLVGALATSASVLALSHGAGPADAAPCGNGGFGSSSLDTGSLGSSGSSGSSGSSGSSGSSDIPNIGPQGPLVPFVGANTRTIGWVTGPLSSNRTFSRFGISGTDLGVSWDNGSGQTLMAFGDTFGNCNVAGQQWRHNVLLRTTDDQLSDGIRVPDGVAGDPRSGTVIAPGQPNFAQQLIPSLGVANIEVTTIPTAAISLPHGSGHRQYINYMSVRSWGTAGNWVTNFSAIAYSDDNGQTWQTDRSTIRINAPISLALPADLPSVEYNNGKFQQGAYVRGRADSPEEKDYIYQFGTPNGRFGAAFLARFKPEDILSLDRYQYWAGNTRRWVDDITEIPDDGSAIVVPAPVTELSVAWSPYLNKYVMLDGDNEISLRTADHPEGPWSARTTLVPPGLVVLYGPMMLPQSPALQGDSKDLYFNASRWSDYNVMLLKTDLSRMRR